In Phyllobacterium zundukense, one DNA window encodes the following:
- a CDS encoding LysR family transcriptional regulator produces MKPRQLIYFIKVVDVGNITKAAEQLNLAQTALGIQIRNLEESLHVQLLDRHSRGVSATPAGLLLYERAHEILQRIEDTRRDLISLAGERARIRLGATPSILKLIGTELVVAAKQQLPGIALHVVEELSFVLTDALERGELDYVLAYDIDENPGLRRLALMKEDLLHIAAPGGDTPEGGISFKQAVAGDLALVSSRDIIWRRIHKTASRLSLDVNVTYQVQSMEAIKALILHGLAESIMPFGIVSEEIQSGALIARRIERPSVRLTLYLAHAAHKGLSDDTAFIAFVDGMIDRLAATIGPYAHPIDRSQPPQIETDH; encoded by the coding sequence ATGAAACCTCGTCAGCTGATATATTTCATAAAGGTCGTTGACGTAGGCAACATTACGAAAGCGGCGGAACAGTTGAATCTGGCGCAGACCGCTCTCGGGATACAGATACGCAATCTCGAGGAATCGCTTCATGTTCAATTGCTCGACCGCCATTCGCGGGGTGTCAGCGCGACACCCGCGGGACTTTTGCTTTACGAACGTGCGCATGAGATTCTGCAGCGGATCGAGGACACGCGCCGCGACCTGATTTCGCTGGCGGGCGAGCGCGCACGCATCCGGCTTGGCGCTACGCCGAGCATCCTGAAGTTGATCGGAACCGAACTGGTGGTCGCCGCAAAACAGCAACTGCCTGGAATCGCATTGCATGTGGTGGAGGAGTTGAGTTTCGTCCTGACCGATGCGCTGGAGCGCGGCGAACTCGACTACGTCCTCGCCTATGACATCGACGAGAACCCCGGTCTCAGGCGCCTTGCCCTGATGAAGGAAGACTTGCTCCATATTGCGGCACCGGGGGGAGATACTCCCGAGGGTGGAATATCGTTCAAACAGGCGGTCGCGGGCGATCTGGCCCTCGTGTCCAGCCGGGATATTATCTGGCGCCGCATCCACAAGACGGCCTCTCGCTTGTCGCTGGATGTCAACGTGACGTATCAGGTCCAATCGATGGAAGCGATCAAGGCGCTGATCCTTCATGGTCTAGCAGAAAGCATCATGCCGTTCGGTATCGTGTCGGAAGAAATTCAATCGGGCGCACTGATTGCCCGGCGTATCGAGCGCCCGTCGGTGAGACTGACACTTTATCTGGCTCACGCAGCCCACAAGGGATTGAGCGACGACACGGCATTCATCGCATTCGTCGATGGAATGATCGACAGGCTCGCCGCTACAATCGGGCCGTACGCGCACCCGATTGACCGCTCCCAACCGCCCCAAATAGAAACAGACCATTGA
- a CDS encoding LysR family transcriptional regulator, translating to MKNVTFRKLQSLLAIETHRKIVDAAKALGLTAPAITLQLKQLEEDAGVTLFERTPHGMFPTEAGKVFLEAAKEIDERLQRLDDDINAFRRVKRGHITVGAVSTVKYFAAPLFAAFSKEYPDVHLELIIDRRDETIARLKDRAVDIALLGRPPRDISVRAAVFGEHSLVIVSAPGHALAGKRDITKAEIANEHFLHRGKGSGTRTFFERFLKDIPGRLDGPSTEMETVEAIKQAVMADLGIAFLSMQSVAAEVQAGQLAVLDVMGLPIRRQWFAISRSDRAVTPVMAAFQAFLATRGETFLPSFSDPAKVPA from the coding sequence ATGAAAAACGTCACCTTTCGAAAGCTCCAGTCGCTGCTGGCGATCGAGACTCATCGAAAGATTGTAGATGCGGCGAAGGCCTTGGGGCTGACTGCACCGGCCATCACATTACAACTGAAACAGCTGGAAGAAGATGCAGGCGTGACGCTTTTCGAGCGCACGCCGCACGGCATGTTTCCGACGGAAGCCGGAAAAGTTTTTCTCGAAGCCGCGAAAGAGATCGATGAGCGTTTGCAGCGACTCGATGACGATATCAACGCCTTCCGCCGCGTGAAACGCGGGCATATCACGGTCGGGGCCGTGTCCACGGTCAAGTATTTTGCGGCGCCATTGTTTGCAGCCTTCTCGAAAGAATATCCCGATGTACATCTCGAACTGATTATCGATCGCCGGGATGAGACAATTGCCCGGCTGAAGGATCGCGCCGTCGACATCGCGCTGCTCGGCCGTCCGCCGCGGGATATATCGGTTCGTGCCGCGGTGTTCGGCGAGCACTCACTGGTCATCGTCAGCGCGCCCGGTCACGCCTTGGCAGGCAAGCGCGATATCACCAAAGCAGAGATTGCCAACGAACATTTCCTGCACCGGGGGAAGGGGTCCGGCACCAGAACGTTTTTCGAGCGGTTCCTGAAGGATATTCCCGGCCGGCTGGATGGCCCAAGCACGGAGATGGAAACTGTCGAGGCTATCAAACAGGCTGTGATGGCCGATCTCGGCATCGCCTTTCTGTCGATGCAGAGCGTTGCCGCCGAGGTTCAGGCGGGCCAGCTCGCCGTTCTCGACGTCATGGGATTGCCGATTCGCCGCCAGTGGTTTGCCATCAGCCGCAGCGATCGCGCGGTCACGCCTGTCATGGCTGCGTTTCAGGCGTTTCTTGCCACGCGCGGTGAAACGTTCCTGCCGAGTTTCAGCGACCCGGCGAAGGTGCCCGCCTGA
- a CDS encoding alpha/beta fold hydrolase, with amino-acid sequence MATATIDGISTRYEVVGSGEPLLMYSPGGFDATIEKWSTQGIYAQIKFLDQLSKKYSCIVFDRRETGQSGGCVERVTWAHYVEQGKRLLDHLGIDKAHLMGGCMGCSAVSAFGATYPEKTLSMILFWPVGGARYRMTGHQRFAEHLAFVSQNGLEAVVSLAKESNKAFGADPRGGPWVSVIRNFPDFADKYARLNLDHYKAIVAGMVRTLLDRDTSPGAEPEDLLCLDIPTLIIPGADASHATSAARYLQECIPNSDYWDMPVPEQSAANCNAKVLDFLLAVPR; translated from the coding sequence ATGGCGACGGCCACAATCGACGGAATATCGACACGCTATGAGGTTGTCGGCTCGGGCGAGCCCTTGCTCATGTATTCGCCGGGCGGCTTCGACGCGACGATCGAAAAGTGGTCCACCCAGGGTATTTATGCGCAGATCAAGTTTCTGGATCAACTTTCCAAAAAATACAGCTGTATTGTTTTCGACCGGCGCGAAACAGGGCAATCGGGCGGGTGCGTCGAGCGGGTCACCTGGGCCCACTATGTCGAACAGGGCAAGCGCTTGCTCGACCATCTCGGCATCGACAAGGCCCATCTGATGGGCGGGTGCATGGGCTGCAGCGCAGTTTCCGCCTTCGGTGCGACCTATCCCGAAAAGACGCTGAGCATGATCCTGTTCTGGCCGGTTGGGGGGGCGAGATATCGCATGACCGGTCACCAGCGGTTTGCCGAACACCTGGCCTTCGTCAGCCAGAACGGGCTCGAGGCTGTCGTAAGCCTGGCGAAGGAAAGCAACAAGGCTTTTGGTGCAGACCCGAGAGGCGGCCCGTGGGTATCGGTCATCCGCAATTTCCCCGATTTTGCGGACAAGTATGCTCGGCTCAACCTCGATCATTACAAGGCCATCGTGGCCGGTATGGTGCGAACCTTGCTCGATCGCGATACATCACCCGGCGCCGAACCGGAAGACCTGCTGTGCCTCGACATCCCGACGTTGATCATTCCCGGCGCCGACGCTTCGCATGCGACGTCTGCTGCGCGCTATCTGCAGGAATGTATCCCAAACTCGGACTATTGGGATATGCCGGTCCCGGAGCAGAGTGCGGCAAACTGCAATGCCAAGGTGCTCGATTTTCTGCTGGCGGTTCCGAGGTAA
- a CDS encoding RraA family protein, with the protein MAHGFRILERTRRVDDETVRQFRELPVANVSDVMSRLTAGGPNLRPLHAGGPLAGPAFTVKTRPGDNLMIHKALLMAKRGDVIVVDAGGELSNALVGEMMLSHARQIGVAGVVINGAVRDYGWIRNNSFPVFAAGITHRGPYKDGPGEINAPISLDGMVINPGDLIMGDDDGLLCVPYELTGEIYPLAKAKHEAELKTVATTLAGKLDPKLWVDESLKRLGCEGV; encoded by the coding sequence ATGGCACATGGATTTCGAATTCTCGAACGAACGCGCAGGGTTGACGACGAGACAGTCAGGCAGTTTCGCGAGCTGCCCGTGGCCAATGTCAGCGATGTCATGTCACGGCTGACCGCGGGCGGACCGAATCTCCGCCCGTTGCACGCAGGCGGGCCTTTGGCGGGACCGGCTTTCACGGTCAAGACCCGGCCCGGCGACAATCTGATGATTCACAAGGCGCTGCTGATGGCAAAGCGGGGCGACGTGATCGTCGTCGATGCCGGCGGAGAATTGTCGAATGCACTTGTCGGCGAGATGATGCTTTCGCACGCCAGGCAGATCGGCGTTGCCGGCGTTGTGATAAATGGCGCCGTTCGCGACTATGGCTGGATCAGGAACAACAGCTTTCCGGTGTTTGCCGCAGGCATCACGCATCGCGGCCCCTACAAGGACGGTCCGGGCGAAATCAACGCTCCGATCTCGCTCGACGGTATGGTCATCAATCCGGGCGATCTGATCATGGGCGATGATGACGGACTGCTTTGTGTTCCATACGAACTGACTGGCGAAATCTATCCGCTGGCAAAAGCCAAGCATGAAGCGGAATTGAAAACAGTGGCCACTACGCTTGCGGGCAAGCTCGATCCCAAACTTTGGGTCGACGAAAGCCTAAAGCGCCTCGGTTGCGAAGGAGTTTGA
- a CDS encoding zinc-dependent alcohol dehydrogenase, which translates to MTERVLAAVRTGPSQMEIREYPMPDIPEDAALLKMEVAGICGTDVKLFKTPPSNAPTIMGHENIGYIAKAGREFTRRKGFKEGDLVFVEHYVMCGKCKWCHQGQYRHCENTDWRNNPDGIRYGYTSAERAPHLWGGFAQYVYLPWNAVVHRVPAGVTPELAGLVTPMANGVEWSLFDSNVGYNSTVLIQGPGQQGLSQTVICKQAGASLIIVTGTTKDTARLEVAKSLGADYVIDVQKEDPLARIMEITGGKGVDVSLDCTAGAGTIPILLGVEALVRKAGTILVQGELKEFPNFPLEKMTVKAITLKSARGHSYEACELALEQIASKRFDLEKITTHRFGLKDAAVAIQSVGGQGVPDVIHASLLPWE; encoded by the coding sequence ATGACAGAACGAGTCTTAGCTGCCGTCCGCACCGGGCCAAGCCAGATGGAGATTCGGGAATATCCAATGCCCGATATTCCCGAAGACGCGGCGCTGCTGAAGATGGAAGTGGCAGGTATTTGCGGGACCGACGTCAAGCTGTTCAAAACGCCGCCCTCAAACGCCCCGACCATCATGGGCCATGAAAACATTGGCTATATCGCCAAGGCTGGCCGTGAATTCACCCGGCGCAAGGGCTTCAAGGAAGGCGATCTGGTATTCGTCGAGCACTATGTCATGTGCGGTAAATGCAAATGGTGCCATCAGGGTCAGTACCGGCATTGCGAAAATACCGACTGGCGCAATAATCCGGACGGTATCCGCTATGGCTATACCAGTGCAGAACGTGCCCCGCATCTCTGGGGCGGCTTTGCACAATACGTCTATCTGCCGTGGAATGCCGTGGTGCACCGCGTTCCGGCCGGCGTGACCCCGGAACTTGCAGGCCTGGTGACGCCTATGGCCAACGGTGTCGAGTGGTCGCTCTTCGATTCCAATGTCGGCTACAATTCCACCGTATTGATTCAGGGTCCGGGCCAACAAGGATTATCGCAGACGGTCATCTGCAAGCAGGCGGGCGCTTCGCTGATCATCGTCACCGGAACCACCAAGGATACCGCGCGCCTCGAGGTGGCAAAATCGCTCGGAGCCGACTACGTCATCGATGTGCAGAAAGAAGACCCGCTTGCCCGCATCATGGAGATTACCGGCGGAAAAGGTGTCGATGTCTCTCTCGATTGTACAGCCGGGGCTGGTACGATCCCGATCCTGCTCGGCGTCGAGGCTCTGGTTCGTAAAGCCGGCACCATTCTCGTTCAGGGCGAACTGAAGGAATTTCCGAACTTTCCCCTTGAGAAGATGACTGTCAAGGCGATCACGCTCAAGAGTGCCCGGGGCCACAGCTATGAGGCCTGTGAACTTGCGCTCGAACAGATCGCCTCCAAACGCTTCGATCTCGAAAAAATCACGACCCACCGTTTCGGGTTGAAGGACGCGGCCGTTGCCATCCAGTCCGTCGGCGGACAAGGCGTGCCCGATGTGATCCATGCCTCATTGCTACCCTGGGAATAG
- a CDS encoding amidohydrolase family protein, with protein MIIDIHGHYTTEPQALHQFRDKQLAGLADPMRRPTSTDLGITDDMLRQSVEPQLKLQRERGSDLTIFSPRAAGMAHHVGTEAVSMQWTTLSNDLIYRICQLLPDNFAAVGQLPQHPGSPPKNCIPELERLVSELGFIGVNLNPDPSGGYWTDPPLTDPQWYPLYEKLCELDVPAMIHVTSSCNPNFHHTGAHYINGDTTAFMQLIQGDLFKDFPTLKFVIPHGGGAVPFHWGRYRGLAQEMKKPLLADHLLKNVFFDTCVYHYPGIELMAKVIPVDNILFASEMLGAVKGIDPETGHYYDDTKRYIDQLATLDEPSRHKIFEGNARRVYPRLDAQLTKRGHPAKPGKLR; from the coding sequence ATGATCATCGATATTCACGGCCACTACACCACGGAACCCCAGGCACTGCATCAGTTCCGGGACAAGCAGCTGGCTGGCCTCGCTGATCCCATGCGGCGCCCGACGAGCACGGATCTCGGGATCACCGATGACATGCTGCGCCAGTCCGTCGAGCCGCAACTCAAGTTGCAACGCGAACGTGGCAGTGACCTCACGATCTTTTCGCCGCGCGCCGCGGGCATGGCACACCATGTGGGAACCGAAGCTGTAAGCATGCAGTGGACAACACTTTCCAATGATTTGATCTACCGGATCTGCCAACTGCTCCCCGATAATTTTGCTGCTGTCGGTCAATTGCCGCAGCATCCCGGATCTCCTCCGAAGAATTGCATTCCGGAACTTGAGCGTCTCGTTAGCGAGCTCGGATTCATCGGCGTTAATCTCAATCCCGACCCGTCCGGCGGTTACTGGACGGATCCGCCGCTGACCGATCCTCAATGGTATCCGCTCTACGAAAAGCTGTGCGAACTCGACGTACCAGCGATGATCCACGTGACTTCATCGTGCAACCCGAACTTCCACCACACGGGCGCGCACTACATCAACGGCGATACGACAGCCTTCATGCAGCTCATTCAGGGCGATCTTTTCAAAGATTTTCCGACGCTGAAATTCGTCATACCCCATGGAGGCGGCGCAGTACCCTTCCATTGGGGCCGATATCGCGGTCTTGCGCAGGAGATGAAGAAACCGCTGCTTGCCGACCATCTTTTGAAGAACGTCTTCTTCGACACATGTGTCTACCATTATCCGGGCATCGAACTGATGGCCAAGGTCATCCCGGTCGACAACATATTATTCGCCTCGGAGATGCTGGGCGCGGTTAAAGGCATCGACCCGGAAACCGGTCATTACTATGACGACACCAAGCGCTATATCGACCAGCTTGCGACATTGGACGAGCCAAGCCGCCACAAGATTTTCGAAGGCAATGCGCGCCGGGTCTATCCGCGCCTTGACGCACAGCTGACGAAACGCGGGCATCCCGCCAAGCCCGGCAAACTGAGATGA
- a CDS encoding phosphate ABC transporter substrate-binding protein, giving the protein MVEPLVLRTALGKHDHVRPLKDGSVTSPRLKLVFQEFDPLPKAFRTMVRGGDLDVSEMALTTHLVAVDLGKPITALPIPLWRRLHHDNLVCAAGSDLGDPAELQGKKVGVRAYTQTTGVWIRGILKSEYGVDLNRITWVTMEDAHVAEYKDPENAVRNSGKGLRELLLSGELAAIMGERNVDPADVRPVIRNAEDAALKWSEKTGILPVNHIVSVRKELLERHPWLGGELMALFEEARVKSGAKGTAALPYGLEATRKPMQTLLDYAFDQRLSSRPYEVDELFWKI; this is encoded by the coding sequence ATGGTCGAACCACTGGTGTTACGCACAGCCCTCGGCAAGCACGATCACGTGCGGCCGCTCAAGGATGGCAGCGTAACGTCACCCCGTCTCAAACTGGTGTTTCAGGAGTTTGATCCCCTGCCGAAGGCATTTCGAACCATGGTTCGGGGCGGGGATCTCGATGTGAGCGAAATGGCTCTGACCACGCATCTGGTTGCCGTCGACTTGGGCAAACCCATTACAGCGCTTCCCATTCCACTTTGGCGCAGGTTGCATCACGACAATCTGGTTTGCGCGGCAGGATCTGACCTCGGCGATCCGGCCGAACTTCAAGGCAAGAAGGTTGGCGTGCGCGCCTATACGCAGACCACGGGCGTCTGGATTCGCGGGATTCTCAAATCGGAATATGGTGTGGACCTCAATCGCATCACGTGGGTGACCATGGAAGATGCCCATGTTGCCGAATACAAGGATCCGGAAAATGCGGTCCGCAACAGCGGCAAGGGTCTGCGCGAACTCCTGCTGTCGGGTGAACTTGCGGCAATCATGGGTGAACGCAACGTCGATCCCGCCGACGTGCGCCCTGTCATACGGAATGCAGAAGATGCAGCGCTGAAGTGGTCCGAGAAGACGGGAATACTCCCGGTGAACCACATCGTTTCCGTCAGGAAAGAACTTCTCGAACGGCATCCCTGGCTTGGCGGTGAACTGATGGCGCTCTTTGAAGAGGCGCGGGTGAAATCCGGTGCAAAGGGGACAGCTGCTTTGCCCTACGGACTGGAAGCGACTCGCAAGCCAATGCAGACGCTGCTCGACTATGCTTTCGACCAAAGGCTCAGTTCACGACCCTACGAAGTCGATGAGCTTTTCTGGAAAATCTGA
- a CDS encoding chromate transporter produces MDDDKLLGLVLLCIPLSLVSFGGGQTIVASLQHQTVDVQHLLTSRQFTDLYAISRASPGPSTLIVALIGWGISGFWGAVIATLAIFIPSSALICIFGRWWQQHRLSPWGRAVERGLTPIAVGLIVAGGLAVSQSAGLSLFEIATTLAAAAFLTLTRVGPYPVLGTVGALYFCLSAAGKI; encoded by the coding sequence ATGGATGACGACAAGCTACTCGGCCTCGTCCTTTTGTGTATTCCGCTCTCTCTCGTCTCCTTTGGCGGGGGGCAGACGATCGTTGCCAGCTTGCAGCACCAGACCGTCGATGTGCAGCACCTTCTGACAAGCCGCCAGTTCACTGATCTCTACGCCATCTCGCGCGCGTCTCCGGGTCCTAGCACGCTCATTGTCGCGCTGATCGGATGGGGGATCAGTGGTTTTTGGGGAGCAGTCATCGCTACGCTGGCGATCTTCATTCCGTCCTCGGCATTGATCTGCATTTTTGGACGCTGGTGGCAGCAACATCGCCTTTCCCCCTGGGGACGCGCCGTCGAACGAGGGCTAACACCGATTGCAGTTGGATTGATCGTCGCAGGCGGGTTGGCGGTTTCGCAGTCTGCGGGGCTGAGCCTGTTCGAAATCGCTACAACCCTGGCGGCGGCGGCCTTTCTCACGCTCACGAGGGTCGGTCCGTATCCGGTGCTTGGCACCGTTGGAGCGCTCTATTTCTGCCTGAGTGCCGCCGGCAAAATCTAG
- a CDS encoding chromate transporter, with protein MSFLKLGASSFGGGMAAWTYREIVERRGWMTDENFLQTQTIAQILPGANPVNLAVYIGLKLRGLPGAIIATFAMVAPAFAVIILLSTVYRQLSAYPETHSVLRGLACVGIASTLTMGMKTARRLHGQTLPILIALAVFIMVGVLRWPLVPVVFASIPPSVLVSYLSSRDKKHG; from the coding sequence ATGTCCTTTCTCAAACTCGGTGCTTCCTCCTTTGGCGGAGGCATGGCAGCCTGGACGTATCGCGAGATTGTCGAGCGGCGCGGCTGGATGACCGATGAGAATTTCCTGCAGACACAAACCATCGCCCAGATACTGCCGGGAGCCAACCCGGTAAATCTCGCCGTCTATATTGGGCTCAAACTGCGCGGCCTCCCAGGCGCCATCATTGCCACATTCGCAATGGTGGCGCCGGCTTTCGCCGTCATCATCCTGTTGAGCACGGTTTACCGGCAATTGAGTGCGTATCCCGAGACGCATTCGGTTCTGCGGGGACTTGCCTGCGTCGGCATAGCATCGACGCTGACGATGGGGATGAAGACGGCGCGGCGACTGCATGGACAGACGTTACCCATTCTCATCGCGCTAGCCGTGTTTATCATGGTTGGCGTGTTGCGCTGGCCGCTCGTTCCCGTCGTCTTCGCAAGCATTCCGCCCAGCGTACTGGTGTCCTACCTGTCGAGCAGGGACAAAAAGCATGGATGA
- a CDS encoding tripartite tricarboxylate transporter permease — MIDTMFAALYGLVSSPHIMGLMLIAVIFGLLVGVTPGIGGKLSIAMAIPFVYGMDKVSGAVFLLTMHAVNGTSGQISSIMFGIPGDGDDAATTLDGYPLAKQGQAARALGASITASGVGGIIGAIVFAIMIPVLEPVILMFSPAEFFLIALLGISFIAFLSSGKKIVKGLIVGFYGLMLATIGMDPITGTPRYAGDMLFLWDGVSLVTAVLALFAVPEMIALSTKGGAISAVPMDKGFNYQQLLSGVMEVPRHWWLVLRTSVIGAVIGMIPGLGGSTAAWLCYGHAVQSSKTPERFGKGAIEGVIAPETASNGKEGGSLLPTLFFGIPGSSGMAVLLGAFLILGIQPGATMVTQHLELVWTLIWALVVGNLIAVGILLVVCRWVAVLTFVNGRYLVPFILVFVSLGCFVSDYQWQNLIILVLFSAIGYGFLRAGWPRSPFVIGLVLGGKAEASLNQALQLWGYSFFLRPISLVLIAMIVGLMVYAFYRNFRPHRANSSVGVNL, encoded by the coding sequence ATGATCGACACTATGTTTGCCGCGCTCTACGGCCTAGTGAGCTCGCCCCACATAATGGGCCTCATGCTGATAGCCGTCATTTTCGGATTGCTGGTCGGTGTCACGCCCGGTATCGGCGGGAAGCTTTCCATCGCAATGGCCATTCCATTCGTCTACGGCATGGACAAGGTGTCAGGAGCGGTATTCCTGCTGACGATGCACGCCGTCAACGGCACCAGCGGCCAGATATCCAGTATCATGTTCGGTATACCCGGTGACGGTGACGATGCCGCGACGACCCTCGACGGATATCCTCTGGCCAAGCAGGGGCAGGCGGCGCGGGCACTTGGTGCCAGCATCACCGCATCCGGCGTCGGAGGTATCATCGGAGCGATCGTATTCGCCATCATGATACCTGTTCTAGAGCCGGTCATTCTCATGTTCAGTCCTGCTGAGTTCTTCTTGATTGCCCTACTGGGCATCAGCTTCATTGCGTTTCTCTCCAGCGGCAAGAAGATCGTCAAAGGCCTGATCGTCGGCTTTTACGGCTTGATGCTGGCTACGATTGGCATGGACCCGATCACAGGTACACCGCGCTATGCCGGCGACATGCTATTCCTTTGGGACGGTGTCAGTCTCGTCACCGCCGTACTCGCTCTTTTTGCAGTGCCGGAAATGATCGCGCTCAGCACCAAGGGCGGAGCCATCTCGGCGGTGCCCATGGATAAGGGTTTCAACTATCAGCAATTGCTTTCGGGTGTCATGGAAGTGCCGCGCCATTGGTGGCTCGTCCTGCGCACCTCGGTGATCGGCGCTGTGATCGGCATGATTCCGGGCCTTGGGGGTTCGACTGCTGCCTGGCTCTGCTATGGCCATGCGGTACAGAGCTCGAAGACACCCGAGCGCTTCGGCAAGGGAGCTATTGAAGGTGTTATCGCGCCTGAGACCGCAAGTAACGGCAAGGAAGGCGGCTCGCTGCTGCCGACCCTCTTCTTCGGTATTCCCGGAAGTTCCGGAATGGCCGTGCTGCTCGGCGCGTTCCTCATTCTCGGCATTCAGCCGGGCGCGACGATGGTCACCCAACACCTTGAGCTTGTCTGGACGCTGATATGGGCATTGGTCGTCGGCAATCTGATTGCGGTTGGCATCCTGCTCGTCGTCTGCCGCTGGGTTGCGGTGCTCACCTTCGTCAATGGCCGCTATCTGGTGCCGTTCATTCTGGTCTTCGTGTCGCTCGGCTGCTTCGTTAGTGACTATCAGTGGCAAAATCTCATCATCCTCGTGCTGTTCAGCGCGATTGGTTATGGCTTCCTTCGGGCAGGCTGGCCACGCTCGCCTTTCGTGATCGGTCTCGTTCTCGGGGGAAAAGCCGAAGCGTCACTCAATCAGGCACTGCAGCTCTGGGGCTACAGTTTCTTCCTGCGTCCCATCTCGCTTGTCCTGATCGCCATGATCGTTGGACTGATGGTCTATGCGTTCTACCGCAATTTCAGGCCGCATCGTGCCAATTCAAGCGTTGGAGTGAACCTATGA
- a CDS encoding tripartite tricarboxylate transporter TctB family protein yields MKQLSFSTWLTFVMLAIFGTMVAMATQFPPNARFMPFVVGIPGIALCLLQLGMDLLRTPGNQLVESFQPASKAGVPANLVPEEEPEFGPHTVSRELTMWAYFVGFIAAVLVFGFYISVPVMLLSFLRRQAEASWKFALFLAVAATVVLYLMFGVLLRVQLFHGFLTPIVLRAFGFEVS; encoded by the coding sequence ATGAAACAGCTCAGCTTCAGCACGTGGCTTACCTTCGTCATGCTCGCGATCTTCGGCACGATGGTTGCAATGGCCACCCAGTTTCCGCCGAACGCACGGTTCATGCCATTCGTGGTTGGCATACCGGGAATCGCGTTGTGCCTGCTGCAACTCGGCATGGATCTGTTGCGCACACCTGGCAATCAGCTGGTCGAAAGCTTCCAGCCGGCATCGAAGGCGGGCGTGCCGGCCAATCTCGTCCCCGAGGAAGAGCCGGAATTCGGTCCGCACACCGTGTCACGCGAATTGACGATGTGGGCCTACTTTGTCGGTTTCATCGCGGCAGTCCTCGTCTTCGGCTTCTATATCAGCGTGCCGGTGATGTTGTTGTCGTTCCTCCGCAGGCAGGCGGAGGCGAGCTGGAAGTTCGCGCTCTTTCTCGCGGTAGCGGCGACGGTCGTTCTCTATCTGATGTTCGGCGTCTTGCTGCGCGTGCAGCTCTTTCATGGCTTCCTGACGCCCATCGTTCTGCGAGCCTTCGGGTTCGAAGTGAGTTAA
- a CDS encoding Bug family tripartite tricarboxylate transporter substrate binding protein: protein MMKQSIRTAVFGAVLIAGLGSALARADEAADFYKGKTVTYIVATAPGGGYDTNGRLVTEFMQKHLPGSTFVVQNMPGAGHLIGTNYIYASDPDGLTFGTFNTGLIYGQLAGDPGIKFDLTKMSWIGKVSSDPRVIVVSKDSGITSFDQLKNLKEPIKFAAAGVGSASTIETTMLVKSIGLPIQVITGYNGNEDQLAMRRGEVQGIVGSRSTFQQFVDDGNGKFIAQIGGSETDVPQLASMVTSEEGKKAIALVESQSDISRLTAGPAGIPADRLKVLRDAYAAATSDPEFIAKAKTLGLPLDPLIGDAVGDSVKTAMDQTPEIVQFLKDSLKPE from the coding sequence ATGATGAAACAATCAATTCGCACGGCAGTTTTTGGTGCCGTCCTGATCGCCGGGCTCGGGTCCGCGCTAGCGCGGGCGGACGAGGCCGCCGACTTCTACAAGGGTAAAACTGTGACCTATATCGTCGCGACGGCCCCCGGCGGCGGTTACGATACGAACGGCCGTCTTGTCACGGAGTTCATGCAGAAACACCTGCCGGGATCGACGTTCGTCGTACAGAACATGCCGGGCGCCGGCCACCTGATCGGCACAAACTATATCTATGCTTCCGACCCGGACGGTCTGACCTTCGGTACTTTCAACACCGGCCTTATCTACGGTCAGCTGGCGGGCGATCCTGGCATCAAGTTCGACCTGACCAAAATGTCCTGGATCGGCAAGGTATCCTCCGATCCGCGCGTCATCGTGGTTTCGAAGGATTCCGGCATCACGAGTTTCGATCAGCTGAAAAACCTGAAGGAGCCGATAAAGTTTGCGGCCGCCGGTGTCGGCAGCGCGTCGACGATCGAAACGACGATGCTGGTCAAGTCGATCGGCCTGCCGATCCAGGTCATCACCGGCTACAATGGCAATGAAGATCAGCTGGCGATGCGCCGCGGCGAAGTCCAGGGCATCGTTGGCTCGCGCTCGACGTTCCAGCAGTTCGTCGATGACGGAAATGGCAAGTTCATCGCGCAGATCGGCGGTTCCGAGACCGATGTTCCACAGCTTGCCTCGATGGTTACGAGCGAGGAGGGCAAGAAGGCCATCGCGCTGGTTGAATCCCAGAGCGATATTTCGCGATTGACGGCGGGACCTGCAGGCATTCCAGCCGATCGGCTGAAGGTGCTGCGCGACGCCTATGCGGCCGCAACGTCCGATCCCGAGTTTATCGCCAAAGCCAAGACGCTCGGCCTGCCGCTTGATCCGCTTATCGGCGACGCCGTGGGCGACTCCGTGAAAACGGCCATGGATCAGACGCCGGAGATCGTGCAGTTCCTCAAGGATTCGCTCAAGCCGGAATAG